A DNA window from Streptomyces canus contains the following coding sequences:
- a CDS encoding alpha/beta hydrolase, which yields MRETRPKWRTTALGSAGVLITATLISGAVAAPASGANTQAAAGRHGQDRASVGAAIAAARAAKAGIDWADCPADWGIAKPVQCGWVSVPLDYTKPNGKQIKLAVDHIGNTGTKAERQGALVYNPGGPGGSGMRFPLRVTTKNPIWANAAKAYDFVGFDPRGVGHSAPISCMDPQEFVKAPKMDPVPDSEADKRAQRKLAREYAEGCAERTGTAMLQQMTTPNTVRDLDVIRAALGEKKLNYLGVSYGTYIGAVYGTMFPGHVRRMVVDSVVNPSREKIWYEANLDQDIAFEGRWKDWEDWVAANDAAFHLGTTRAAVQAKWLELRATAKKNPIGGVVGPAELIGFFQSAPYYDSSWVPVATVFSKYVAGDTQALVDAAAPDLSDTAGNISSENGNAVYTAVECTDAKWPTSWKKWDKDNTALDKKYPFMTWANAWLNLPCATWPVKQQTPVEVRTGKGLPGVLIVQSERDAATPYEGGVELHKRFKGSRLITEKDAGSHGVTGLVNPCINPRVDAYLLTGKLDKADVTCTPHATPKP from the coding sequence TTGAGGGAGACGAGACCGAAGTGGCGGACAACCGCACTCGGTTCGGCCGGAGTACTCATCACGGCCACACTCATATCCGGTGCTGTCGCGGCACCCGCGTCCGGCGCCAACACGCAGGCCGCTGCCGGCCGGCACGGACAGGACCGTGCGTCCGTCGGTGCCGCGATCGCCGCCGCCCGTGCCGCGAAGGCCGGTATCGACTGGGCCGACTGCCCCGCCGACTGGGGGATCGCGAAGCCCGTCCAGTGCGGCTGGGTCAGCGTGCCGCTGGACTACACCAAACCGAACGGCAAGCAGATCAAGCTCGCCGTCGACCACATCGGCAACACCGGCACCAAGGCGGAGCGTCAGGGCGCCCTCGTCTACAACCCGGGCGGACCCGGTGGCTCCGGCATGCGCTTCCCGCTCCGCGTCACGACCAAGAACCCGATCTGGGCCAACGCGGCCAAGGCGTACGACTTCGTGGGCTTCGACCCGCGCGGTGTCGGCCACTCCGCGCCCATCTCCTGCATGGACCCGCAGGAGTTCGTGAAGGCGCCCAAGATGGACCCGGTGCCGGACTCCGAGGCCGACAAGCGCGCCCAGCGCAAGCTGGCCCGTGAGTACGCCGAGGGCTGCGCCGAGCGCACCGGCACGGCGATGCTCCAGCAGATGACCACGCCCAACACGGTGCGCGACCTGGACGTCATCCGCGCCGCACTCGGCGAGAAGAAGCTCAACTACCTGGGCGTCTCCTACGGCACCTACATCGGCGCCGTCTACGGCACGATGTTCCCCGGCCATGTCCGCCGCATGGTCGTCGACAGCGTCGTCAACCCGTCCCGGGAGAAGATCTGGTACGAGGCTAACCTCGACCAGGACATCGCCTTCGAGGGCCGCTGGAAGGACTGGGAGGACTGGGTCGCCGCCAACGACGCCGCCTTCCACCTCGGCACCACCCGTGCCGCGGTCCAGGCGAAGTGGCTCGAACTGCGCGCCACCGCCAAGAAGAACCCCATCGGCGGGGTCGTCGGCCCGGCCGAACTGATCGGCTTCTTCCAGAGCGCCCCGTACTACGACTCCTCGTGGGTCCCGGTCGCGACGGTGTTCAGCAAGTACGTCGCCGGTGACACCCAGGCGCTCGTCGACGCGGCCGCCCCGGACCTGTCCGACACCGCGGGCAACATCTCCTCGGAGAACGGCAACGCCGTCTACACGGCCGTGGAGTGCACCGACGCCAAGTGGCCCACCAGCTGGAAGAAGTGGGACAAGGACAACACCGCGCTCGACAAGAAGTACCCGTTCATGACCTGGGCCAACGCCTGGCTGAACCTGCCGTGCGCCACCTGGCCGGTCAAGCAGCAGACCCCGGTCGAGGTCCGCACCGGCAAGGGACTGCCCGGCGTGCTCATCGTGCAGTCCGAGCGTGACGCGGCCACCCCGTACGAGGGCGGCGTCGAACTGCACAAGCGCTTCAAGGGCTCCCGCCTGATCACCGAGAAGGACGCGGGCTCCCACGGCGTGACCGGTCTGGTCAACCCGTGCATCAACCCGCGGGTGGACGCCTACCTGCTCACCGGCAAGCTGGACAAGGCCGACGTGACGTGCACCCCGCACGCCACGCCCAAGCCGTAG
- a CDS encoding urease accessory protein UreD encodes MTAPGTGVRATARIVARDDGRGGTALPVLESDGPLALRRTRGSGAETRVMLVGAMSGPLGGDHFTVEADIREGARLRLGSAAATIALPGQTKGEARYDVRLTVADGGELHWLPEQLISAGGSDLYVTTRIDLAATSRLVLREEQVLGRAGEEPGRLSSRLVLRVAGRTVLDQELACGPGAPGGWDGPAVLAGHRAVGQLLVVRPEFADEPVTAQVLGEGAALVPLAGPAALVTAVAPDALLLRRVLDEALAILSV; translated from the coding sequence ATGACCGCGCCCGGGACCGGGGTACGAGCCACCGCGCGGATCGTCGCGCGGGACGACGGGCGCGGCGGTACGGCCCTGCCCGTGCTGGAGAGCGACGGGCCGCTGGCGCTGCGGCGGACCCGGGGGAGCGGTGCCGAGACGCGGGTCATGCTCGTCGGCGCGATGAGCGGGCCCCTCGGCGGCGACCACTTCACCGTGGAGGCCGACATCCGGGAAGGCGCTCGACTGCGCCTCGGATCGGCCGCGGCCACCATCGCCCTGCCGGGGCAGACCAAGGGCGAGGCCCGCTACGACGTCCGGCTCACCGTCGCCGACGGGGGCGAACTTCACTGGCTGCCCGAGCAGTTGATCTCCGCCGGGGGCAGCGATCTGTATGTCACCACACGGATCGACCTCGCGGCGACGAGTCGGCTCGTGCTGCGCGAGGAGCAGGTCCTCGGACGGGCGGGGGAGGAACCCGGGCGGCTCAGCAGCCGGCTCGTGCTGCGCGTCGCGGGACGCACCGTGCTCGACCAGGAACTGGCCTGCGGGCCCGGGGCACCGGGCGGCTGGGACGGGCCGGCCGTGCTCGCGGGACATCGGGCCGTCGGTCAACTTCTCGTCGTACGACCGGAGTTCGCCGACGAGCCGGTGACGGCACAGGTGCTCGGCGAGGGCGCCGCCCTCGTACCGTTGGCAGGGCCCGCCGCGCTCGTCACCGCCGTGGCCCCGGACGCCCTGCTGTTGCGCCGGGTGCTGGACGAGGCGCTGGCGATCCTTAGCGTCTAG
- the ureG gene encoding urease accessory protein UreG, which yields MHLDHHHDGPAAVSADAHRPDGSHRALRIGLGGPVGSGKTATVAALCRALRDELSLAVVTNDIYTREDAEFLLREAVLPPERITAVETGACPHTAIRDDISANLEAVEDLEDEVGPLDLILVESGGDNLTATFSKGLVDAQIFVIDVAGGDDIPRKGGPGVTTADLLIVNKTDLAPYVGSDLARMAADAKAQRAELPVVLQSLRSEAGVTDVADWVRAQLAAWTA from the coding sequence ATGCACCTGGACCACCACCACGACGGCCCCGCCGCAGTGAGCGCCGACGCCCACCGCCCGGACGGCTCCCACCGAGCCCTGCGTATCGGCTTGGGCGGCCCCGTCGGCTCCGGCAAGACCGCCACCGTCGCCGCCCTCTGCCGGGCCCTGCGCGACGAACTGTCCCTCGCCGTCGTCACCAACGACATCTACACCCGCGAGGACGCCGAGTTCCTGCTCAGGGAAGCCGTGCTGCCCCCCGAGCGGATCACCGCGGTGGAGACCGGCGCCTGTCCGCACACCGCGATCCGGGACGACATCTCCGCCAACCTCGAAGCCGTCGAGGACCTGGAGGACGAGGTCGGCCCCCTGGACCTCATCCTCGTGGAGAGCGGCGGCGACAACCTCACCGCCACCTTCTCCAAGGGGCTCGTCGACGCGCAGATCTTCGTCATCGACGTGGCGGGCGGAGACGACATCCCGAGGAAGGGCGGCCCCGGCGTCACCACCGCCGACCTGCTCATCGTCAACAAGACCGACCTGGCCCCGTACGTCGGCTCCGACCTCGCGCGGATGGCCGCCGACGCCAAGGCCCAGCGGGCCGAACTGCCCGTCGTCCTCCAGTCGCTGCGCAGCGAGGCCGGGGTCACGGACGTCGCCGACTGGGTCCGGGCACAGCTCGCCGCGTGGACGGCATGA